One window from the genome of Candidatus Eremiobacteraceae bacterium encodes:
- a CDS encoding PilZ domain-containing protein, with the protein MTGKPTSDRRHSPRFNISLPVTLSIKSTGRICAATVDNISMGGVLLLTDVPLANDTEIVIHLPIDVDATINVHANVARTTKVGEFGVAFIHLTDDEMERISTFVESRAAGKPY; encoded by the coding sequence TTGACCGGTAAACCCACTTCCGATCGCCGCCACTCACCGCGATTCAACATTTCGCTTCCGGTGACGTTGAGCATCAAGAGCACAGGCCGCATCTGTGCGGCGACGGTCGACAACATCTCAATGGGCGGCGTCTTGCTGCTCACCGATGTTCCGCTCGCCAACGACACCGAGATCGTCATCCATCTGCCGATCGACGTCGACGCCACCATCAACGTTCATGCCAACGTCGCGCGAACGACCAAAGTCGGCGAGTTCGGCGTCGCATTCATCCATCTCACGGACGACGAGATGGAGCGGATTTCTACGTTCGTCGAGAGTCGCGCCGCGGGGAAACCGTACTAG
- a CDS encoding kelch repeat-containing protein, with protein sequence MPTARFEHAAGVVNGILYAVGGCDLYTCSNVLNTVDAYDAATDTWTTKSPMPTARYALAAGVVNGVLYAVGGLNNNGYLNTVEAYDPATDSWTTKTSMPSARATLGVGVINGILYAVGGDNGFFGTNEAYDPATDRWTIKAPMPTKRAALAVGVIDGILYAVGGTTPNGNLHTLEAYDPVTDSWSSRANMPTKRFGLSVSVLGGKLYAIGGCCKSNNRALHTVEAYNPVTNTWTAKTPMPTARFGLATRVVGGLLYAVGGADSTSPNPFNTNEAFTKR encoded by the coding sequence ATGCCGACGGCGCGCTTCGAACACGCTGCGGGCGTGGTCAACGGCATACTCTATGCCGTCGGGGGCTGCGATCTTTACACTTGCTCCAACGTGTTGAATACGGTCGACGCATACGATGCTGCGACGGATACCTGGACAACCAAGAGCCCCATGCCGACGGCGCGCTACGCACTAGCTGCGGGCGTCGTTAACGGCGTCCTCTACGCCGTGGGCGGACTGAATAATAACGGCTACTTGAATACAGTTGAGGCCTACGATCCTGCGACGGATAGCTGGACCACCAAGACATCAATGCCGTCGGCGCGTGCGACCCTTGGCGTCGGCGTCATCAACGGCATCCTCTATGCCGTCGGCGGCGATAATGGCTTTTTTGGTACGAATGAGGCATATGATCCTGCGACGGATAGGTGGACAATCAAGGCTCCCATGCCGACGAAGCGCGCCGCCCTAGCTGTTGGGGTCATCGATGGCATACTTTATGCCGTCGGCGGGACTACACCTAACGGCAATTTGCACACACTAGAGGCTTACGATCCTGTCACGGATTCCTGGTCCAGTAGGGCAAATATGCCAACGAAGCGATTTGGACTCTCTGTGAGCGTCCTAGGAGGCAAACTTTATGCGATCGGCGGCTGCTGCAAGAGCAATAACCGAGCCTTGCATACGGTTGAGGCTTACAATCCTGTAACGAACACTTGGACCGCCAAGACCCCGATGCCGACGGCGCGCTTCGGATTAGCAACGCGCGTTGTCGGGGGCCTACTCTATGCGGTCGGCGGCGCTGACTCCACTAGCCCCAACCCGTTTAATACGAACGAGGCCTTCACCAAACGATAG
- a CDS encoding SIS domain-containing protein, producing the protein MARETALKIKEASYLHAEGFAAGEFRHGSIAMIDASSAVIGIVDRDALRTVAAPMREIRSTEALRYLIGTETIDDVPCLGPVVDDPYNTLAWLVTAQLLALYAARSRQVDSDKPRAIAKALIERR; encoded by the coding sequence ATCGCACGCGAAACTGCCCTCAAGATCAAAGAAGCGAGCTACCTGCACGCAGAGGGGTTTGCGGCCGGCGAGTTCCGCCACGGCAGCATCGCGATGATCGATGCGTCGTCGGCCGTCATCGGCATCGTGGATCGCGACGCTTTGCGAACCGTCGCCGCGCCGATGCGAGAGATCAGGTCGACGGAAGCACTACGCTACCTTATCGGCACGGAGACAATCGACGACGTGCCATGCTTGGGACCCGTTGTCGACGATCCATACAACACGCTTGCGTGGCTCGTCACGGCGCAATTGTTGGCGCTGTACGCGGCACGATCGCGGCAGGTCGACAGCGACAAGCCACGGGCCATTGCGAAGGCGCTCATCGAAAGGCGTTGA
- a CDS encoding kelch repeat-containing protein, with translation MPTARYLLAAGGINGILYSIGGNDGNNGLKTVEAYDPATDTWTAKASMPTRRSGFAASVLKRRLYAVGGFKNHIGFLNTVEAYNPATSKWIAKASMPTARADLASGVINGILYTVGGDNGNPQVALNTVEAYDPATNTWATKASMPTARSGLASGVINGILYAVGGWKSGYLTALNTVEAYNPATDTWTTKASMPTARGWLAAGVVNGILYAVGGTSNGYPFNTVEAYDPATDVWSAKTNMPTARFWHAVGVVHGILYAVGGYDDNNDIFNTVEAFNPR, from the coding sequence ATGCCGACGGCGCGTTATTTGCTTGCTGCGGGCGGCATTAACGGAATACTCTATTCCATCGGTGGTAATGACGGCAACAACGGCCTGAAGACGGTTGAGGCCTACGATCCTGCGACGGATACCTGGACCGCTAAGGCATCCATGCCGACAAGGCGATCTGGATTTGCGGCGAGCGTCCTCAAGCGCAGGCTCTACGCCGTCGGCGGCTTTAAAAATCACATCGGCTTTTTGAACACCGTTGAGGCTTACAATCCCGCGACGAGCAAATGGATCGCTAAGGCATCCATGCCGACAGCGCGCGCTGATCTAGCTTCGGGCGTTATCAACGGCATACTCTATACCGTTGGCGGCGATAATGGCAATCCCCAAGTGGCCTTGAATACAGTTGAGGCTTATGATCCTGCGACCAATACCTGGGCCACCAAGGCATCCATGCCGACGGCGCGCTCAGGCTTAGCTTCGGGTGTCATCAACGGCATACTCTATGCCGTCGGCGGCTGGAAAAGCGGCTACCTTACCGCCCTTAATACGGTTGAGGCTTACAATCCTGCGACGGATACCTGGACCACGAAAGCGTCCATGCCGACGGCGCGCGGGTGGCTAGCGGCTGGCGTCGTCAACGGTATACTCTATGCGGTCGGCGGCACAAGCAACGGCTACCCCTTTAATACAGTTGAGGCTTACGATCCTGCGACTGATGTCTGGAGCGCCAAAACGAACATGCCAACGGCGCGATTCTGGCATGCCGTTGGCGTCGTCCACGGCATACTCTATGCGGTCGGAGGCTACGATGATAACAACGATATCTTTAATACGGTTGAGGCCTTCAACCCACGATAG
- a CDS encoding VOC family protein, giving the protein MKIQLGTVWHFSLAVRDPEKHAHFWTKNFDLQEMFRSDEAIALTNDAMIIGFFKGTPHPDTIDHMSFHLDGMRALREALETLKKNGVELEDPGDEIGPTSPGSPHLGLWFHDPDGYRWELSVQNGAHER; this is encoded by the coding sequence ATGAAAATACAACTTGGCACGGTTTGGCATTTCAGTCTTGCCGTCAGAGACCCGGAGAAGCACGCGCACTTTTGGACCAAGAACTTCGATCTGCAGGAAATGTTCCGGTCCGATGAGGCCATCGCGCTGACGAACGACGCCATGATCATCGGGTTCTTCAAAGGCACACCACATCCCGACACGATCGACCACATGTCGTTTCACCTCGACGGTATGCGCGCGCTGCGCGAAGCGCTCGAGACGTTGAAGAAAAACGGCGTAGAACTGGAAGACCCGGGTGACGAGATCGGCCCTACATCGCCGGGCTCGCCGCATTTGGGCCTGTGGTTTCACGATCCGGACGGGTATCGCTGGGAGCTCTCGGTTCAGAACGGTGCCCACGAGCGCTAA
- a CDS encoding SIS domain-containing protein — MAETLGVHFEREIREQPGVWERIAAGSQAKELAGAFDNDIVLVGSGSSLFVAELGALALRRRGIRAHALAATEAQLDHNAYEGLTVVAISQSGGSTDLLEALDVLAPRRLIALTNTAESPLATRADVTIDVGAGREVAVPATKSVTATVAVLLHAASIAVADESRNAGVLLHVATAVRAWMDGPKLDDVARAARRIALRRSVAVLGSDYG; from the coding sequence ATGGCGGAAACGCTGGGTGTCCACTTCGAGCGCGAGATACGCGAGCAGCCCGGCGTATGGGAACGAATCGCCGCAGGCAGCCAAGCAAAAGAGTTGGCGGGCGCATTCGACAACGACATAGTCTTGGTCGGCAGCGGCAGCTCGTTGTTCGTCGCCGAGTTGGGCGCGCTCGCGCTGCGCAGGCGGGGCATCCGTGCGCACGCGCTCGCGGCCACCGAAGCGCAGCTCGATCACAATGCCTATGAAGGCCTTACGGTCGTGGCCATCTCGCAAAGCGGCGGCTCCACCGACCTGCTTGAAGCGCTCGACGTGTTGGCGCCGCGGCGCCTTATCGCGCTCACCAATACGGCAGAATCACCACTTGCTACGCGCGCGGACGTCACCATCGACGTCGGCGCAGGCCGGGAAGTCGCCGTCCCCGCCACCAAAAGCGTCACAGCCACGGTCGCAGTCTTGCTGCACGCAGCCTCAATCGCAGTCGCGGACGAGAGCCGAAATGCCGGCGTGTTATTGCATGTCGCAACTGCGGTGCGTGCCTGGATGGATGGTCCCAAACTCGACGACGTCGCTCGCGCCGCACGCAGGATCGCCTTGCGCCGCAGCGTCGCGGTTCTGGGATCGGACTATGGCTAG
- a CDS encoding kelch repeat-containing protein: MARDFFDSGVINGRLYAVGGDSKGYLNSVEAYDPETNNWIAKASMPTARDGLAAGVVNGTLYAVGGCCDVNGNAFTTNEAYNAR, from the coding sequence ATGGCGCGCGACTTCTTCGACTCAGGCGTTATCAACGGCAGACTCTATGCCGTTGGCGGCGATTCGAAAGGCTATTTGAATTCGGTCGAAGCCTACGACCCTGAGACGAACAATTGGATCGCCAAAGCATCCATGCCGACGGCCCGCGACGGTCTGGCCGCGGGCGTCGTTAACGGCACGCTCTACGCCGTCGGCGGCTGCTGCGACGTCAACGGCAATGCATTCACTACGAATGAAGCGTATAACGCACGATAG
- a CDS encoding kelch repeat-containing protein: MPTARSSIAGGVVNRIFYAVGGLNTIQSNTAYDPATSIWTVKVPLSTPRLGLAMGVINGILYAVGGCCDINGQSLNTVEAHDPASPATDTWITKASMPTARFGLAAGVVKGILYAVGGANDINGGGTLNTVEAYDSATNTWTTKASMPTARSGLAVGVINGILYAVGGCDNNTTQPHNFNTVEAYNPTTNTWTTKTSMPTARQYPAVGIINGILYAIGGLNVYDLNTVEAYNPATDAWTTKASMPTARDGLAVGVIGRRLYAAGGWNGGSLKTFEVFDPR, translated from the coding sequence ATGCCGACGGCGCGCAGTAGTATAGCGGGAGGTGTCGTCAACCGCATATTTTATGCTGTCGGCGGCCTTAACACAATCCAATCGAATACAGCGTATGATCCTGCGACGAGTATCTGGACCGTCAAGGTGCCCCTGTCGACGCCGCGCTTGGGCCTAGCAATGGGCGTCATAAATGGCATACTCTATGCTGTCGGGGGCTGCTGTGATATCAACGGTCAGAGCTTGAACACGGTTGAGGCTCACGATCCTGCAAGTCCTGCGACGGACACTTGGATCACCAAGGCATCGATGCCTACGGCGCGCTTCGGCCTAGCTGCGGGCGTCGTCAAGGGTATACTATATGCCGTCGGTGGCGCTAACGACATCAACGGCGGCGGCACCTTGAATACGGTTGAGGCCTACGATTCGGCGACAAACACTTGGACCACCAAGGCATCCATGCCGACGGCGCGCTCCGGTCTTGCAGTGGGCGTCATCAACGGAATACTCTACGCCGTCGGAGGCTGCGACAACAACACGACCCAACCTCACAACTTTAATACGGTCGAGGCCTACAATCCTACGACGAATACCTGGACCACCAAGACATCTATGCCGACAGCACGACAGTACCCAGCCGTTGGAATCATCAACGGAATACTCTATGCCATCGGCGGCCTCAACGTTTATGACCTGAATACGGTTGAGGCCTACAATCCCGCAACAGACGCTTGGACCACCAAGGCATCCATGCCGACGGCACGCGACGGCCTAGCTGTAGGCGTCATCGGGCGGAGACTGTACGCTGCCGGCGGCTGGAACGGCGGTAGTTTGAAAACGTTTGAGGTTTTCGACCCACGATAG
- a CDS encoding kelch repeat-containing protein: MSRRLCIVYTMFVLAFASAASGCSSASAPTPLPHSGAAGIREMPQAKGSWTTKSPMPTARADLAVGVVNGILYAVGGNSPSCEPLSICNTVEAYDPSSDTWTTKASMPTARGWLAMGIVSGILYAVGGVNSSNRYSNAVEAYDPATDTWTTKASMPTARSSLAVGVVNGILYAVGGQPGYLKTVEAYNPATDTWTTEASMPNGRFGLAASVLGHKLYTVGGYNHQGSRSTVQAYDPTSNTWTGRAHMPTARAELAARVDNGRLYAIGGSTNGYDFLNTVEAYNPATNTWTAKAPMPTPRDFLAAGVVNGILYAVGGFAGETLSRNEAFTPR, translated from the coding sequence ATGTCTCGACGATTGTGCATCGTTTACACGATGTTCGTTCTTGCATTTGCGTCGGCCGCCTCCGGATGCTCAAGCGCCTCTGCTCCAACGCCGCTGCCTCACTCTGGCGCGGCTGGCATTCGAGAAATGCCGCAAGCCAAAGGGAGTTGGACCACCAAGTCACCCATGCCGACCGCGCGCGCCGATCTAGCCGTCGGCGTCGTCAACGGTATCTTGTATGCGGTTGGTGGCAATTCGCCGTCGTGCGAACCCTTAAGCATTTGCAATACGGTCGAAGCCTATGATCCCTCGAGCGATACCTGGACCACCAAGGCATCGATGCCGACGGCGCGCGGCTGGTTAGCTATGGGCATCGTCTCCGGCATACTTTATGCCGTCGGCGGAGTTAATAGCTCCAACAGGTACTCAAATGCGGTTGAGGCGTACGATCCTGCGACGGATACCTGGACCACCAAGGCATCGATGCCGACCGCGCGCTCAAGCCTAGCCGTGGGCGTCGTCAACGGCATACTCTACGCCGTCGGCGGCCAGCCCGGCTACTTGAAAACGGTTGAGGCGTATAATCCTGCGACGGACACCTGGACCACCGAGGCGTCCATGCCGAACGGACGCTTCGGCCTCGCTGCGAGCGTCCTCGGGCACAAGCTCTATACGGTCGGAGGCTATAACCACCAAGGCTCGAGGAGCACTGTTCAAGCATATGATCCTACGTCGAATACTTGGACGGGCAGGGCACACATGCCGACCGCCCGCGCAGAATTGGCTGCGCGCGTAGATAACGGCAGACTTTATGCGATCGGCGGCTCCACAAACGGCTACGACTTCTTGAATACGGTTGAAGCTTACAATCCTGCGACAAACACTTGGACCGCCAAGGCGCCAATGCCGACGCCCCGGGATTTTTTAGCCGCAGGCGTCGTCAACGGCATACTCTATGCAGTTGGCGGCTTCGCCGGTGAGACGTTGAGTAGGAATGAGGCCTTCACCCCAAGATAG
- a CDS encoding GNAT family protein, which yields MARISKAGPLGVRIVPRTERHLPEIQHGFDSGAVSATTVYHLPRSLSVASATLAQSKRRRDRPLYSIVAGRRVVGVCSLRAPLFAGVELTIAIFDPAYRGAGVGAFAVRTLCDTAFGELRIGRVELGVYPDNLAAIKCYERCGFAREALLRRFVYHDGAWRDLLWMAKTSA from the coding sequence ATGGCTAGAATTTCCAAGGCCGGACCTCTTGGCGTGCGCATCGTGCCGCGAACTGAGCGGCATCTGCCCGAGATCCAACACGGCTTCGATTCCGGCGCCGTCTCCGCGACCACCGTCTATCACTTGCCGCGTTCGCTTTCTGTCGCGTCGGCGACGCTTGCACAAAGCAAACGGCGGCGCGACCGCCCATTGTACTCGATCGTCGCCGGGCGCCGCGTCGTCGGCGTGTGTTCGCTTCGCGCCCCGCTGTTCGCCGGCGTCGAGCTGACGATCGCCATTTTCGATCCAGCTTATCGCGGCGCGGGGGTCGGCGCGTTTGCCGTGCGCACGCTATGCGACACGGCCTTCGGGGAACTGCGGATCGGCCGCGTTGAGCTTGGTGTGTATCCCGATAATTTGGCGGCGATCAAGTGCTACGAACGGTGCGGTTTCGCACGCGAGGCGCTGTTGCGGCGATTCGTCTACCACGACGGTGCATGGCGCGACCTGCTGTGGATGGCTAAAACCAGCGCCTGA
- a CDS encoding GNAT family protein → MKRPTRASPLAPTWLVGEKVRLRAIEPTDVPMLLRWFNESPARTWLMTRLPLSRNAEQEWAARAAVSPGTPTFVVQTKTGEDIGVAGLTLFGARAELGIALHESRRWNGGYGTDAVRTLVDGAFRALPLQRIELFVYPDNVRAIRCYEKAGFAREGVLRGREYRKGRYDDVAIMSILHEEWAQARTDG, encoded by the coding sequence ATGAAAAGACCAACCCGAGCGAGCCCGCTCGCGCCCACGTGGCTGGTCGGTGAAAAAGTGCGCCTCCGCGCGATCGAGCCCACCGACGTGCCGATGCTGTTGCGATGGTTCAACGAGTCGCCGGCGCGGACGTGGCTCATGACGCGGCTGCCGCTTTCGCGCAATGCCGAACAGGAATGGGCCGCTCGTGCTGCCGTGAGCCCAGGCACGCCCACATTCGTGGTGCAGACGAAAACCGGCGAGGATATCGGCGTCGCCGGCCTCACGCTGTTCGGGGCGCGCGCCGAACTAGGCATCGCGCTGCACGAATCGCGCCGTTGGAACGGCGGCTACGGCACCGACGCCGTACGCACGCTGGTCGATGGCGCGTTTCGCGCGCTGCCGTTGCAGCGGATCGAATTGTTCGTCTATCCGGATAACGTGCGCGCCATCCGCTGCTACGAGAAGGCCGGCTTCGCGCGCGAGGGCGTATTGCGCGGGCGCGAGTACCGCAAAGGACGCTACGACGATGTCGCCATCATGAGCATCCTTCACGAAGAGTGGGCTCAAGCGCGTACCGATGGCTAG
- a CDS encoding retropepsin-like aspartic protease, whose amino-acid sequence MLIAPIAIAFAIRFGSPLSPAPGASAPSNLSLPTPSTLFQRHSRAYGLLPLGGIRWSGTLTSGDTQATYEVVADSTGHYRQDSNLPLSTHAEGDDGNVYWQQDENGNVTSVPATSHHGAVSRLLRLNDYKFDVAGATVAGIMNIDGHLAYAVHARIGATDAVLYIDVASALVDGGDFGSRTVRYHAYKRFEGVPVPTQAIDDDGTTSTTTTVDSVQFATHTSAATFAAPTQREPDMPAGVSQITVPFESERGLIELDCRINDKPVKLLLDSGSSTNVIDSSSATRLGMPTGGVAKINAASELDGTITRADKLTVGDATFHDFVMEAVPLNLPRALAQDHIDGIIGYDVLAQLVARISYYNNNVQFTLPTAFKYSGTGAVMPMTITNRVPRIDAKLGRSHDAVTLTVDTGSDGALVLYRSYADSHADDFETLSLGNMDPMDSRVTRGPDLASPIKPAVDSASGAGGGDIPVRLATISRMDLGQFSIVDLFTQVVLRSTGAFAPTQSDGILGAGALSKFGAVFLDYPNTRVILEK is encoded by the coding sequence ATGCTCATCGCTCCCATCGCGATCGCTTTCGCGATTCGGTTTGGTTCGCCACTTTCGCCGGCGCCGGGAGCATCCGCGCCGTCGAATCTTTCCTTGCCCACGCCTTCGACACTATTCCAACGCCATTCCCGCGCTTACGGGCTGCTGCCGCTCGGCGGCATTCGTTGGTCGGGCACGCTCACGTCGGGCGATACGCAAGCCACGTACGAAGTCGTCGCGGACTCCACTGGCCACTACCGCCAAGACTCGAACTTGCCGCTCTCGACCCACGCCGAGGGCGATGACGGCAACGTATATTGGCAACAGGACGAAAACGGGAACGTGACCTCCGTTCCAGCCACCTCCCATCACGGCGCGGTAAGCCGGCTTCTGCGGCTCAACGACTACAAATTCGACGTTGCCGGGGCGACCGTCGCGGGCATCATGAACATCGACGGTCACCTGGCCTACGCCGTGCATGCCCGGATCGGCGCAACCGACGCGGTCCTCTATATCGATGTGGCGTCGGCGCTCGTGGACGGCGGCGACTTCGGCTCGCGCACGGTCCGTTATCACGCGTACAAGCGATTCGAGGGCGTGCCGGTGCCGACTCAGGCGATCGACGATGACGGAACGACGAGCACCACCACAACAGTGGATAGCGTGCAGTTCGCGACCCACACCAGCGCCGCCACGTTCGCCGCGCCGACGCAACGCGAACCGGACATGCCCGCTGGAGTCAGTCAGATCACCGTACCGTTCGAATCGGAGCGCGGTCTCATCGAGCTGGACTGCCGCATCAACGACAAGCCGGTGAAGCTGCTATTGGACTCGGGCTCGTCGACCAATGTGATCGATTCCAGCTCGGCAACCCGCCTCGGCATGCCGACGGGCGGCGTCGCCAAGATAAACGCTGCCAGCGAACTCGACGGAACGATCACGCGCGCCGACAAGCTCACGGTTGGCGACGCGACGTTTCATGACTTCGTGATGGAGGCGGTGCCGCTCAATCTACCGCGCGCGCTCGCGCAAGATCACATCGACGGCATCATCGGCTACGATGTGCTCGCGCAGTTAGTCGCGCGCATTTCCTATTACAATAACAACGTGCAGTTCACGTTGCCGACCGCGTTCAAGTATTCGGGGACCGGCGCTGTGATGCCGATGACGATCACGAACCGCGTTCCCCGAATCGACGCGAAGCTGGGCCGCAGCCACGACGCGGTGACCTTGACCGTCGATACCGGCAGCGACGGCGCGCTCGTCCTCTATCGGTCGTACGCCGATTCGCACGCCGACGATTTCGAAACCTTGAGTCTCGGCAATATGGACCCCATGGATTCGCGCGTGACCAGAGGCCCGGACCTGGCTTCGCCGATCAAACCCGCGGTCGACAGCGCAAGTGGAGCGGGCGGCGGCGATATCCCCGTGCGGCTCGCGACCATCTCGCGGATGGACCTCGGACAATTCTCCATCGTCGATCTGTTCACACAGGTAGTTCTTCGTTCAACCGGTGCGTTCGCCCCGACCCAATCCGACGGCATCCTTGGCGCCGGCGCCCTTTCGAAATTCGGCGCCGTGTTCCTGGACTATCCGAACACGCGGGTCATTCTCGAGAAGTAG
- the corA gene encoding magnesium/cobalt transporter CorA — protein sequence MAQTWVSLKHPDGEVAKDEQHAIRCAVYTDGQPTQAPDNLDDISDVLKQPGKLVWLDVASPTAVDYALLKNEFDLHPLALEDAATPHERPKIEAFDGYYFLIVHGATPTPTGIKGSEIAIFAAANYIITIRRDSSFSLDEIEKRWLARPAESRKSSSGLLYVILDTIVDRFFDVGDAIDDEIQKLEAALFRGAAVVTVIPRKIFSLKRDLQYFRRAVAPLRDVLNAILREDIPLFAHTDLAYFRDVYDHAIRLLDQIDAARDLVNGALDLNLSLVANRQNEVVKQLTIIATVFMPLTFITGFFGQNFAFMVAHIQTPTSFYIFGFGTEILAIALLVIFFKVRRWF from the coding sequence ATGGCGCAGACTTGGGTATCTCTCAAGCATCCGGATGGCGAGGTTGCGAAAGACGAGCAGCACGCAATCCGTTGTGCCGTCTACACAGACGGACAGCCAACGCAGGCACCCGACAACCTTGACGACATCAGCGACGTCCTCAAACAGCCGGGCAAACTCGTCTGGCTTGATGTCGCATCGCCCACGGCAGTCGACTACGCTCTGCTGAAGAACGAATTCGATCTGCACCCCCTCGCGCTTGAAGACGCCGCCACGCCGCACGAGCGTCCGAAGATCGAAGCGTTCGACGGCTATTATTTCCTGATCGTGCACGGAGCTACACCAACTCCGACCGGCATCAAAGGCAGTGAGATCGCCATTTTCGCGGCGGCGAACTACATCATCACCATCAGGCGCGATTCGTCGTTCTCGCTTGACGAAATCGAAAAGCGCTGGCTCGCGAGGCCGGCAGAATCGCGAAAATCGTCCAGCGGCTTGCTCTACGTCATCCTCGACACCATCGTCGATCGTTTTTTTGATGTCGGCGACGCCATCGACGATGAGATCCAAAAACTCGAGGCGGCGCTATTCCGCGGCGCCGCGGTCGTCACGGTCATTCCGCGCAAGATCTTCTCGCTCAAACGCGATCTGCAATACTTTCGTCGCGCGGTCGCTCCGCTCCGCGACGTGCTCAACGCCATCTTGCGCGAAGACATCCCGTTGTTCGCGCACACCGACCTGGCGTATTTCCGCGACGTCTACGATCACGCGATCCGCCTACTCGATCAAATCGATGCCGCGCGTGACCTCGTCAATGGTGCGCTCGATCTCAACTTATCGCTCGTCGCGAATCGTCAAAACGAAGTGGTCAAACAGCTCACGATCATCGCAACCGTCTTCATGCCGCTCACATTCATCACCGGATTCTTCGGCCAGAATTTCGCGTTCATGGTCGCGCACATCCAGACGCCGACGAGCTTCTACATATTCGGGTTCGGCACGGAGATCCTCGCGATCGCCCTGCTCGTGATCTTCTTCAAAGTCAGGCGCTGGTTTTAG
- a CDS encoding kelch repeat-containing protein, with the protein MIALGFVSIVSGCSSISNPNIATHSHAVGIQKTPQSIGSWATKAPMPTARAFLAAGVVNSILYAVGGIGIHSDILNTVEAYNPATDTWTTKASMPTASYGHAVGVVNGILYAVGGYDGIRYLDTVEAYNPTTNTWTTKASMPTPRYGLAVGVVNGILYAVGGTGIHGRSDMVEGYDPATDTWTIKASMPKARENPAAGVINGILYAVGGYAYGPRHDNQAYNPATNTWAAKALMPTGRWDLAASILGQRLYAVGGYNYTNRFSNTVEAYNPATDTWTTMAPMPTARDGLATRVVGNTLYAVGGLHNGGYLSTVEAFTPR; encoded by the coding sequence ATGATCGCTCTTGGGTTTGTCTCCATTGTTTCAGGCTGCTCGAGCATCTCGAATCCGAACATAGCAACTCACTCTCATGCAGTCGGCATTCAAAAGACGCCGCAATCGATCGGTAGCTGGGCCACCAAAGCTCCCATGCCGACGGCGCGCGCCTTTCTAGCCGCGGGTGTCGTCAACAGCATACTCTATGCCGTCGGCGGCATCGGCATTCACAGCGACATCTTGAATACGGTTGAGGCGTACAATCCTGCGACGGACACGTGGACCACCAAGGCATCGATGCCGACGGCAAGTTATGGCCACGCTGTGGGAGTCGTTAACGGCATACTCTATGCAGTTGGCGGCTATGATGGTATCCGCTACCTAGATACAGTTGAGGCGTACAATCCTACGACGAACACTTGGACGACCAAGGCATCGATGCCGACACCGCGCTATGGCCTAGCTGTAGGAGTCGTTAATGGCATACTCTATGCTGTCGGCGGTACCGGCATTCACGGCCGCTCGGATATGGTCGAAGGGTACGATCCGGCGACGGATACGTGGACGATCAAGGCATCCATGCCGAAGGCGCGCGAGAACCCAGCAGCGGGTGTCATCAATGGTATACTTTACGCCGTTGGCGGCTACGCCTACGGCCCCAGGCATGACAATCAGGCTTACAATCCCGCGACAAATACTTGGGCCGCCAAAGCACTAATGCCGACGGGGCGCTGGGACCTTGCCGCGAGCATCCTCGGGCAGCGTCTTTATGCTGTCGGCGGTTATAATTACACCAATCGCTTTTCAAATACAGTTGAAGCTTACAATCCTGCGACGGATACCTGGACCACCATGGCACCCATGCCGACGGCGCGGGATGGATTGGCTACGCGTGTGGTCGGGAACACACTCTATGCCGTCGGCGGCCTTCATAACGGCGGCTACTTGAGTACGGTTGAGGCCTTCACCCCACGCTAG